From one Gemmatimonadales bacterium genomic stretch:
- a CDS encoding glycosyltransferase, with the protein MNLAAGRFLVPSRYEANPYVAKFVALFGQVADRLGARVLFGQDFREADLPADCPFVVALKPVQWGKSDGFRGLLSLPKRIQVFGLWDDIHQGLQGTRYFSRDRWVLTRFFRRCDAILCVSRDPFVRWYPRYVDKLVHFPHFFSARDFTAVAFNEHPLPKCILSGATGKFYPLRRHAARNPDVVVLEHPGYGGTGKEDGAALFGEAYARELARYRCAVTCSAVIDYTVAKYMELPAAGCLLLATQTPDLHLLGFEAGVNFLRVDESTFDATLAEVLARPEAFESIRRAGYALARGRHSDQHRANELERLIRERCSAPPA; encoded by the coding sequence ATGAACCTCGCGGCCGGGCGGTTCCTGGTGCCGAGTCGCTACGAGGCAAATCCCTACGTCGCCAAATTCGTGGCGCTGTTCGGGCAGGTGGCGGACCGGCTCGGCGCGCGCGTGCTCTTCGGGCAGGACTTCCGCGAGGCGGATCTCCCCGCTGACTGCCCCTTTGTCGTGGCCCTCAAGCCGGTCCAGTGGGGCAAGTCCGACGGATTTCGGGGGCTCCTCTCCCTCCCGAAGCGGATCCAGGTGTTCGGCCTCTGGGACGATATCCACCAGGGGCTGCAGGGGACGCGGTATTTCAGTCGCGACCGCTGGGTGCTCACCCGTTTCTTCCGCCGTTGCGACGCCATCCTCTGCGTGTCCCGCGATCCCTTCGTCCGCTGGTATCCCCGGTACGTCGACAAGCTCGTGCACTTCCCGCATTTCTTCAGCGCCCGCGATTTTACCGCGGTGGCGTTCAACGAGCATCCGCTGCCGAAGTGCATTCTCTCCGGAGCGACCGGGAAGTTCTATCCGCTGCGGCGGCACGCGGCTCGGAATCCCGACGTCGTCGTGCTGGAGCATCCCGGTTACGGTGGCACCGGGAAGGAGGACGGGGCGGCGTTGTTCGGGGAGGCCTATGCGCGGGAGCTTGCCAGGTACCGCTGCGCGGTTACCTGCAGCGCCGTCATCGACTATACCGTGGCCAAGTATATGGAGTTGCCGGCGGCGGGCTGCCTGCTGCTCGCCACCCAGACGCCGGATCTGCATCTTCTCGGCTTCGAGGCCGGCGTCAATTTCCTGCGGGTAGACGAATCCACCTTCGACGCGACGCTGGCGGAAGTCCTGGCCCGGCCTGAGGCGTTCGAGTCGATCCGCCGTGCGGGATACGCGCTGGCACGCGGGCGCCATTCCGACCAACACCGTGCGAACGAACTGGAACGGTTGATCCGGGAACGCTGCTCGGCGCCGCCGGCCTAG
- a CDS encoding polysaccharide pyruvyl transferase family protein, translated as MAWHHRWAFRLLRGRVPDPRGCLDGDAIRLNWFNPIPNLGDAISPLIVTHLSGRPVVHTGDRAWGKLVAVGSILNRARNGDVVWGSGLISADSRPKGTRIRVTAVRGPRTAAIVRALGIECPAIYGDPGCLLPRLFPRPREAAPRYALGVIPHHRDQELLKLEDPAIRFIDIMSPPAAFLAALWECERVVSSSLHGIIFAEAYGIPAQWLEISDRVLGGGHKFADYYEGTGRDCPSPLARESMRTEPAWLPPDAGVPDRLAAAFPFPRGAA; from the coding sequence ATGGCCTGGCACCATCGGTGGGCGTTTCGCCTCCTGCGCGGCCGCGTCCCCGATCCCCGGGGTTGCCTGGACGGAGATGCCATCCGCCTCAACTGGTTCAACCCCATCCCCAACCTGGGCGATGCGATCTCGCCCCTCATCGTAACGCACCTCTCCGGTCGCCCGGTGGTGCATACCGGCGACCGGGCATGGGGCAAGCTGGTGGCGGTCGGGTCCATCCTGAATCGGGCGCGGAATGGCGACGTGGTCTGGGGCTCGGGGCTGATCAGCGCTGACTCGCGGCCGAAGGGGACCCGGATTCGGGTCACCGCCGTGCGGGGACCCCGGACGGCGGCCATCGTCCGGGCGCTCGGCATCGAATGCCCCGCCATCTATGGTGACCCCGGCTGCCTCCTGCCTCGCCTCTTTCCCCGGCCCCGGGAGGCCGCGCCGCGCTACGCACTCGGCGTCATCCCGCACCACCGGGACCAGGAGCTGCTGAAGCTGGAGGATCCCGCGATCCGGTTCATCGACATCATGTCGCCACCGGCGGCGTTCCTGGCCGCGCTCTGGGAGTGCGAGCGGGTCGTCTCCTCGTCGCTGCACGGGATCATCTTCGCCGAGGCATACGGGATTCCGGCGCAATGGCTCGAGATCTCCGATCGGGTCCTGGGTGGCGGGCACAAGTTCGCGGATTATTACGAGGGCACAGGACGGGATTGCCCCAGCCCCCTTGCGCGCGAATCCATGCGGACAGAGCCGGCGTGGCTACCGCCGGACGCAGGCGTCCCCGACCGGCTGGCAGCGGCGTTCCCCTTTCCGCGCGGCGCCGCATGA
- a CDS encoding glycosyltransferase, which translates to MSPPFRISAIVPSYNRPDLLRRVLLAFASQTRAVDELIITDDGSRVDIATGVADVLPELPFPVTLVAQPDEGFRAAKCRNNGIREATGDYLVFADQDIVFAPTYVETFATHARPGQFLVGYPVRLTEADTARITDDLIRAGRVTDLVPDAGRRKVLSQYRKERRYVLLHALHLRPFGPKLRSGVFGAWREDLLAVNGFDEEFRGWGNEDDNLGRRLHRAGITGRNVFREALSVHMYHAPHHQDGLRANSDYSARQAREIRRGSVRAVHGVTNPLGDVWPTRTVLHTPGG; encoded by the coding sequence ATGAGCCCACCCTTCCGCATCAGCGCGATCGTCCCCAGCTACAACCGGCCCGATCTGCTCCGGCGGGTCCTGCTGGCGTTTGCCTCGCAGACCCGCGCGGTGGACGAACTGATCATCACCGACGACGGCTCGCGCGTGGATATCGCGACGGGTGTCGCCGACGTCCTGCCGGAGCTGCCCTTTCCTGTGACTCTCGTTGCCCAGCCGGACGAAGGGTTCCGGGCGGCGAAGTGCCGGAACAACGGCATCCGCGAGGCCACCGGCGACTATCTCGTCTTTGCGGATCAGGACATCGTCTTCGCGCCCACTTACGTCGAGACCTTCGCGACGCATGCGCGTCCGGGGCAGTTCCTGGTCGGCTACCCGGTGCGGCTGACCGAAGCAGACACCGCGCGCATCACCGACGACCTGATCCGTGCCGGCCGGGTAACCGACCTCGTTCCCGACGCAGGCCGCCGCAAGGTGCTCAGCCAATACCGGAAGGAGCGTCGGTACGTGCTCCTGCATGCCCTCCACCTCCGCCCGTTCGGCCCGAAGCTCCGGAGCGGCGTGTTCGGGGCCTGGCGCGAGGACCTCCTCGCGGTCAACGGGTTCGACGAGGAGTTCCGGGGCTGGGGCAACGAAGACGACAACCTCGGGCGGCGGCTGCACCGCGCCGGGATCACCGGCCGCAACGTCTTCCGTGAGGCGCTGTCGGTGCACATGTACCATGCGCCGCACCACCAGGACGGGCTCCGGGCCAACAGCGACTACAGCGCGCGGCAGGCGCGGGAAATCCGCCGCGGCAGCGTCCGGGCCGTCCACGGAGTCACCAACCCCCTCGGCGATGTCTGGCCGACGCGCACCGTGCTCCACACACCGGGGGGCTGA
- a CDS encoding DUF2127 domain-containing protein yields MIAGYEAAKGLLVLLAGTGLLLLVHRDAQALAERLVTHLHLDPAKRIPRIFLHIMTEVTPARLRWLAVGAMAYALMRFAEAYGLWRGRRWAEWMGVVTAAVYVPFEVGALIRRPGAEPLVALALNLTIVLYLAWILRAGGDTEPPPAPR; encoded by the coding sequence ATGATCGCCGGCTACGAGGCGGCCAAGGGCCTGCTGGTCCTGCTGGCCGGCACGGGCCTCCTGCTCCTGGTGCACCGGGACGCCCAGGCCCTGGCGGAGCGGCTGGTGACGCACCTGCACCTCGATCCAGCCAAACGCATTCCGCGTATCTTTCTCCATATCATGACCGAGGTGACCCCGGCGCGGCTTCGGTGGCTGGCCGTTGGGGCGATGGCGTATGCGCTGATGCGCTTTGCCGAGGCCTACGGGCTCTGGCGGGGGCGCCGCTGGGCGGAATGGATGGGGGTCGTGACGGCGGCGGTGTACGTCCCGTTCGAGGTTGGGGCGCTGATCCGGCGGCCAGGAGCCGAACCGCTGGTGGCGCTCGCGCTGAACCTGACGATTGTCCTGTACCTGGCCTGGATACTCCGGGCCGGCGGCGACACGGAGCCGCCACCCGCTCCACGCTGA
- a CDS encoding ferritin-like domain-containing protein translates to MAKKTQTLIDNLNQDLAGELGAVIQYLTYAAKATGPYRPQLVQFFLAEVADEQLHAQFLANKIVALGGEPTTVPRPVPKANTNRKMLQEILKAERRATADYIARAREADALGEKGLAVQLEDMVRDESGHAEETERILRDWPL, encoded by the coding sequence ATGGCCAAGAAGACCCAAACCCTCATCGACAACCTGAACCAGGACCTCGCCGGCGAGCTCGGCGCCGTCATTCAATACCTCACCTATGCCGCCAAGGCGACCGGCCCCTATCGGCCGCAGCTCGTGCAGTTCTTCCTGGCCGAGGTGGCCGACGAGCAGCTGCACGCCCAGTTCCTGGCCAACAAGATCGTGGCCCTCGGCGGCGAGCCGACGACGGTGCCGCGTCCGGTGCCCAAGGCAAACACCAACCGGAAGATGCTGCAGGAGATCCTCAAGGCCGAGCGGCGTGCCACCGCCGACTACATCGCGCGGGCCAGGGAGGCGGACGCCCTCGGGGAAAAGGGGCTCGCCGTGCAGCTGGAAGACATGGTGCGCGACGAGAGCGGTCACGCTGAAGAAACCGAGCGGATCCTGCGCGACTGGCCGCTGTAG
- a CDS encoding YaiI/YqxD family protein: MDADAAPRDVKELVFRAARRLELDTVMVANQRLQTPAGNPYVSAVWVDGGPDVADQHIVEHAEPGDLVVTQDIPLAALLVPQGIVVLDPRGEEHTMETIGERLSIRDFMEQARTAGVVTGGPPPFDARAKQAFASALDRALTRLRPKP; this comes from the coding sequence ATCGACGCCGACGCCGCGCCGCGGGATGTCAAGGAACTGGTGTTCCGGGCGGCCCGTCGACTGGAACTGGACACCGTCATGGTCGCCAACCAGCGACTCCAGACGCCGGCGGGCAACCCCTACGTGTCGGCGGTGTGGGTGGACGGCGGTCCCGATGTCGCCGACCAGCACATCGTTGAGCATGCCGAGCCAGGCGACCTCGTGGTGACCCAGGACATCCCGCTCGCCGCGCTGCTGGTGCCGCAGGGCATCGTGGTGCTCGATCCCCGCGGCGAGGAGCATACGATGGAAACGATCGGCGAGCGGCTGTCCATCCGTGATTTCATGGAGCAGGCCCGCACCGCGGGGGTCGTGACCGGGGGCCCACCGCCCTTCGACGCACGAGCCAAGCAGGCGTTCGCCTCGGCGCTCGACCGGGCGCTGACACGGCTGCGGCCCAAGCCCTGA
- a CDS encoding SDR family NAD(P)-dependent oxidoreductase, giving the protein MKDQVVVVTGASGGIGAAVAEGAAARGASVVLVARRAEALQAVAQRCGAQALVITADVTRREEVRRIVAGTIERFGRLDVWINNVGQGITRAPTALTDADIDEMMLVNVKSALYGMQEVLPHFKERGTGQVINVSSMLGRIPFAVVRSAYCGAKHFLNALTATFRAEVQATHPGIQFTLVSPGVVRTDFGLNARHGGPDSRSFPESQSAEEVAEVIVDVIESRRPDVYTRSGSQARVVGYYQGLGEDP; this is encoded by the coding sequence ATGAAGGATCAGGTGGTGGTGGTCACCGGCGCGAGCGGCGGCATTGGCGCCGCCGTGGCCGAGGGGGCCGCCGCTCGAGGAGCGTCGGTGGTCCTGGTGGCGCGCCGCGCGGAGGCGCTGCAGGCGGTGGCCCAGCGCTGTGGGGCGCAGGCGCTGGTCATCACGGCGGACGTCACCCGGCGCGAGGAGGTCCGGCGCATCGTCGCCGGGACGATCGAACGCTTCGGCCGGCTGGATGTGTGGATCAACAACGTCGGACAGGGCATCACCCGCGCACCAACGGCGCTCACCGACGCCGACATCGACGAGATGATGCTGGTGAACGTGAAGTCGGCGCTGTACGGCATGCAGGAGGTGCTGCCGCACTTCAAGGAGCGCGGCACCGGACAGGTCATCAACGTCTCCTCGATGCTCGGCCGCATCCCCTTTGCCGTCGTCCGCTCGGCGTACTGCGGGGCGAAGCACTTCCTCAACGCGCTGACGGCCACCTTTCGGGCTGAGGTCCAGGCGACACACCCCGGTATCCAGTTCACGCTGGTGTCTCCCGGAGTCGTGCGGACGGACTTCGGCCTGAACGCCCGCCACGGGGGGCCTGACTCACGCTCCTTTCCCGAGTCGCAGAGCGCCGAGGAGGTGGCCGAGGTGATCGTGGACGTGATCGAGTCGCGGCGACCGGACGTCTACACCCGGTCGGGGTCCCAGGCCCGCGTCGTCGGCTACTACCAGGGCCTTGGGGAGGATCCTTGA
- a CDS encoding copper chaperone PCu(A)C yields MRSQLKALRLTGLVLVLAVIAGCHPSRGGSAASGTIRISHAVVPASPSPTDASGFMVIDNQGTTADSLIGVSSPDAEMVMLHQTTEQGMDMVDGVAIPAGGRVPLAPGGYHLMLQGLTHQAAVGDTITVRLVFSKAGDVVVRAPVLRYTEAVEEVPSH; encoded by the coding sequence TTGAGGAGTCAACTGAAGGCACTGCGCCTGACAGGCCTGGTGCTGGTCCTTGCGGTGATCGCCGGCTGCCATCCCTCGCGGGGGGGCTCGGCGGCCTCCGGGACCATCCGAATCAGTCATGCCGTCGTGCCGGCTTCTCCTTCGCCGACTGACGCTTCAGGCTTCATGGTCATCGACAATCAGGGGACAACCGCCGATTCGCTGATCGGCGTCAGCTCGCCGGACGCGGAGATGGTGATGCTCCACCAGACGACCGAGCAAGGGATGGACATGGTGGACGGGGTGGCGATCCCGGCCGGCGGGCGCGTCCCGTTGGCCCCGGGCGGCTATCACCTGATGCTGCAAGGTCTCACCCATCAAGCCGCCGTGGGGGACACCATCACGGTGCGGCTGGTATTTTCGAAAGCGGGGGACGTGGTGGTGCGCGCGCCAGTCCTCCGGTACACCGAGGCCGTCGAGGAAGTCCCGTCACACTAG
- a CDS encoding AI-2E family transporter, producing the protein MPTTALPSLHRNVLLGAGLVIIAAGMHAAAATLNLVLVSLLLAFSASPLTSMLQRRGLKHGAAVLLTVVGTLVGGVILLSTLTVALRGMEEKLPAYQAALTQMLSGVDAELTARGINVHDMLKLDPERIMAVAQVVVRGALQALGYGLFALILVALILVELPARPDDYMPTGTARDQFEAVGASVRQFVGLTGLIGAGQAAANLVIMLALGTDFALVWGVLFFLLSFVPFGFAIGIIPPLVVTLLEHGASRAIILVVVLVVANVVSDNVIKPRMMGKGLGLSPLVIVLSLMLWSFILGPVGALLAVPLTIAITMIVPGLGGGVTPAE; encoded by the coding sequence GTGCCCACCACCGCCTTGCCCTCGCTTCACCGCAACGTGCTCCTCGGCGCCGGTCTCGTGATCATCGCCGCCGGTATGCACGCCGCCGCCGCGACCCTCAACCTGGTACTCGTTTCCCTGTTGCTGGCCTTCAGCGCGTCGCCGCTGACCTCCATGCTGCAGCGCCGCGGCCTGAAACATGGGGCAGCCGTCCTGCTGACGGTGGTCGGAACCCTGGTGGGAGGCGTCATCCTCCTGAGCACACTCACGGTCGCGCTCCGGGGCATGGAGGAAAAGCTCCCTGCCTACCAGGCCGCCCTCACCCAGATGTTGAGCGGCGTGGACGCGGAACTCACCGCACGCGGGATCAATGTCCACGACATGCTCAAGCTGGACCCCGAGCGGATCATGGCCGTCGCCCAGGTCGTGGTGCGCGGCGCCCTCCAGGCACTGGGCTACGGGTTGTTCGCGCTCATCCTGGTGGCCCTCATCCTGGTGGAGCTCCCCGCCCGGCCGGACGACTACATGCCGACCGGCACGGCGCGGGACCAGTTCGAAGCCGTCGGGGCCAGCGTCCGCCAGTTCGTCGGGCTGACCGGACTCATCGGCGCCGGTCAGGCGGCGGCGAACCTCGTAATCATGCTCGCACTGGGAACCGATTTCGCGCTGGTGTGGGGGGTACTCTTCTTCCTGCTCAGCTTCGTGCCGTTTGGCTTCGCCATCGGAATCATTCCGCCGCTTGTCGTGACGCTGCTGGAGCACGGCGCTTCCCGCGCGATCATCCTGGTGGTGGTCTTGGTGGTGGCGAACGTGGTCTCGGACAACGTGATCAAGCCCCGGATGATGGGGAAGGGGCTGGGGCTCTCTCCCCTCGTGATCGTCCTGTCCCTCATGCTCTGGTCCTTCATTCTCGGCCCGGTCGGCGCCCTCCTGGCGGTGCCGCTCACCATCGCCATCACCATGATCGTGCCCGGGCTCGGCGGAGGCGTCACCCCGGCTGAATGA
- a CDS encoding pirin family protein: MSIRPVKEIIEAQPTMEGAGVKLHRAFGFGKTDDFDPFLLFDDFRNERPADYLPGFPWHPHRGIETITYVLAGTVSHGDSLGNQGALGAGDVQWMTAGRGILHQEMPQGDAQGRMHGFQLWANLPSNLKMTTPRYQDVTSKEIPEVTDDDGTRVRVICGDFWGKTGPVDGIASGPRYLDVWVPPGKRKTLPAEAARNTFAYVFEGSGDFRAASAPRGVLTEATNGSDTLVRETSGNRSLVLFDRGDDVTVQAGEEGIRFLLVSGRPIQEPVAWYGPIVMNTQDELRQAWQELRDGTFIQPG, encoded by the coding sequence ATGTCCATCCGCCCCGTCAAAGAAATCATCGAGGCCCAACCCACCATGGAGGGAGCGGGCGTCAAGCTGCACCGTGCCTTTGGGTTCGGAAAGACCGATGACTTCGACCCATTTCTTCTTTTTGATGATTTTCGCAACGAACGACCCGCGGACTACCTCCCCGGCTTTCCATGGCACCCCCATCGGGGCATCGAGACGATCACCTATGTGCTGGCCGGGACCGTCAGCCACGGCGACAGCCTCGGCAACCAGGGGGCCCTCGGCGCGGGCGACGTGCAGTGGATGACGGCGGGGCGGGGAATCCTCCACCAGGAGATGCCGCAGGGGGACGCACAGGGGCGCATGCATGGCTTCCAGCTCTGGGCCAACCTGCCCTCGAACCTGAAGATGACCACGCCCCGCTATCAGGATGTCACCTCGAAGGAGATTCCCGAGGTGACGGACGACGACGGCACCCGGGTGCGGGTGATCTGCGGGGACTTCTGGGGAAAAACCGGTCCGGTGGACGGGATCGCGTCCGGCCCCCGCTACCTCGACGTCTGGGTGCCGCCCGGCAAGCGGAAAACCCTCCCGGCCGAGGCCGCGCGCAACACCTTCGCCTATGTGTTCGAGGGGAGCGGCGACTTTCGCGCCGCCTCCGCGCCCCGGGGGGTGCTGACCGAGGCCACGAACGGCAGCGACACCCTGGTCAGGGAAACGAGCGGCAACCGCTCCCTAGTGCTCTTCGACCGCGGTGACGACGTGACCGTCCAGGCGGGGGAGGAGGGGATCCGCTTCCTCCTGGTTTCCGGCCGGCCGATTCAGGAGCCGGTGGCCTGGTACGGTCCGATCGTGATGAACACCCAGGACGAGCTCCGGCAGGCGTGGCAGGAACTGCGCGACGGGACCTTCATTCAGCCGGGGTGA
- a CDS encoding transporter, with protein sequence MKRLPLLASLCLATPLFGQNLDPRSFVNTPVGINFVSLAYGYSSGNVLFDAAVALENADLTIQGPSGGYARALDLWGLSGKADAAAGWACADGTALFNGAPASRHVCGLTDPTAHISVNFIGAPALTMRQYPAYRQDILIGAGFRVTAPLGQYDPTRLVNIGTNRWSFKPELGISKQAGRLTLEFLGAVTFFTTNTDFFGGHTQSQDPLYSGQVNVIYTFRSGIWGGVGGVYYGGGATSTDGGPATTPQENTRVGAVLVFPIGKHNSLKAYWSSGVTTRTGTDFDTFVVSWIHLWGGKR encoded by the coding sequence ATGAAGCGGCTCCCGCTCCTGGCGTCGCTCTGCCTCGCGACGCCCCTGTTCGGCCAGAACCTCGACCCCCGGTCGTTCGTGAACACGCCCGTGGGCATCAATTTCGTGAGTCTCGCCTACGGGTACTCCAGCGGCAACGTGCTCTTCGACGCGGCGGTCGCCCTCGAGAATGCCGACCTGACCATCCAGGGGCCGAGCGGCGGCTACGCCCGTGCGCTCGATCTCTGGGGGCTCTCCGGCAAGGCCGACGCCGCCGCCGGCTGGGCCTGCGCCGATGGCACCGCGCTGTTCAATGGCGCGCCGGCCTCCCGCCACGTCTGCGGCCTGACCGACCCCACGGCGCACATCTCGGTCAACTTCATCGGCGCCCCCGCCCTGACGATGCGGCAATACCCGGCCTACAGGCAGGACATCCTCATCGGCGCCGGCTTCCGGGTGACCGCGCCCCTCGGCCAGTACGACCCGACCAGGCTGGTGAACATCGGCACCAACCGGTGGTCGTTCAAGCCGGAACTCGGCATCTCGAAACAGGCCGGCCGGCTCACACTCGAATTTCTCGGCGCCGTGACCTTCTTCACCACGAACACCGACTTCTTCGGCGGCCACACGCAGTCGCAGGACCCGCTGTACTCCGGCCAGGTCAACGTGATCTACACCTTTCGGTCCGGGATCTGGGGCGGGGTCGGCGGCGTGTACTATGGCGGAGGGGCGACCAGCACTGACGGCGGGCCGGCGACAACGCCGCAGGAAAACACCCGCGTCGGGGCGGTGCTCGTCTTCCCGATCGGGAAGCACAATTCGCTCAAGGCCTATTGGTCATCCGGCGTGACCACCCGCACCGGCACGGACTTCGACACCTTCGTGGTGAGCTGGATCCATCTCTGGGGCGGGAAGCGCTGA
- a CDS encoding DinB family protein → MKLSLIPTLLLAAAVAACAPPADAGDGVVVASVTPRFKELSTWLVQTVEQVPDSLYGFKPSPAVRSMSEIMGHVANAHYLFCASALGEAEPQHPDYEKSTDKATLLTGMNESVAYCERAYQIPDGEAMKATQFFGSTMTRLAVLVWNATHDGEHYGNLVVYMRANGIVPPSSQGGN, encoded by the coding sequence ATGAAGCTGTCCCTCATTCCCACGCTCCTGCTGGCTGCTGCCGTAGCGGCCTGCGCGCCGCCGGCCGACGCGGGGGACGGTGTCGTGGTCGCCTCGGTCACGCCGCGGTTCAAGGAGTTGAGCACCTGGCTGGTCCAGACGGTGGAGCAGGTGCCGGACAGCCTGTACGGTTTCAAGCCGAGCCCGGCGGTGCGCAGCATGTCCGAGATCATGGGACACGTGGCCAATGCGCACTATCTGTTCTGCGCGTCGGCGCTCGGCGAGGCGGAACCGCAGCATCCCGACTACGAGAAGTCGACCGACAAGGCGACGCTGCTCACGGGCATGAACGAATCGGTGGCGTACTGCGAACGGGCCTACCAGATCCCCGACGGCGAGGCCATGAAGGCGACCCAGTTCTTCGGCTCGACGATGACCCGGCTGGCGGTCCTGGTCTGGAACGCGACCCACGACGGGGAGCATTACGGCAACCTCGTGGTGTACATGCGCGCCAACGGGATCGTCCCGCCCTCGAGTCAGGGCGGCAACTGA
- a CDS encoding P1 family peptidase, whose translation MILTTVPPQASVSPCAGTRWGWCLVAIALLAAVPAHGQTRPRAREAGVAPGILPTGPLNAITDVPGVLVGQTTAIRGDSVRTGVTAILPHGGNLYRDRVPAAVFVINGFGKLLGTTQLHELGELETPILLTCTLCVWKAADAMVAHLLQQPGMEEVRSINPVVGETNDGYLNAIRERPISSADVVAALTTARTGPVAEGSVGAGTGTITLGWKGGIGTSSRRVRMGDSTWTVGVLVQTNFGGSGGLILMGVPVGRLLGRDGLSGAAAPRGPTGSVMIVVATDAPLSDRNLERLASRADIGLGRTGATAGNGSGDYVLAFSTNAAVRRPAGTAWLESPQLGNDVMSALFAGVIEATEEAIDNALFAATTVTGNGHTVEALPLPQVLQLLRDRNALVLPLPESPPHR comes from the coding sequence GTGATTCTAACGACCGTCCCACCGCAGGCAAGCGTCTCGCCCTGTGCGGGCACCCGCTGGGGCTGGTGCCTGGTGGCGATCGCCCTCCTCGCGGCCGTGCCGGCGCATGGGCAGACCCGACCCCGCGCCCGGGAGGCGGGGGTTGCCCCCGGCATCCTGCCGACCGGTCCGCTCAACGCCATCACCGACGTCCCTGGCGTGCTGGTCGGGCAGACGACCGCGATCCGCGGCGACTCGGTCCGCACCGGCGTCACCGCCATCCTCCCGCACGGCGGCAACCTCTACCGCGACCGGGTGCCTGCGGCCGTCTTCGTGATCAACGGCTTCGGCAAGCTGCTCGGGACCACGCAGCTGCACGAACTCGGCGAGTTGGAGACGCCGATCCTGCTGACATGCACCCTCTGCGTGTGGAAAGCCGCCGACGCGATGGTCGCCCATCTCCTCCAGCAGCCGGGGATGGAGGAGGTCCGCTCCATCAATCCCGTCGTCGGCGAGACCAATGACGGCTACCTGAACGCGATCCGTGAACGCCCCATCTCGAGCGCGGATGTCGTCGCCGCGCTGACGACCGCCCGCACCGGCCCGGTGGCAGAAGGCAGCGTGGGCGCCGGGACCGGCACCATCACCCTCGGGTGGAAGGGCGGGATCGGCACCTCCTCGCGCCGCGTGCGGATGGGTGACAGTACCTGGACCGTCGGTGTCCTAGTCCAGACGAATTTCGGTGGCAGCGGGGGCCTGATCCTGATGGGGGTCCCGGTCGGCCGCCTGCTGGGACGCGACGGGCTGTCCGGGGCGGCCGCCCCGAGGGGGCCGACGGGATCGGTGATGATCGTCGTGGCCACCGACGCGCCGCTTTCGGACCGGAACCTCGAACGGCTCGCCTCCCGCGCCGACATCGGACTCGGACGCACCGGCGCCACGGCCGGGAACGGCTCCGGGGACTACGTGCTCGCCTTTTCCACCAATGCCGCCGTCCGCCGGCCCGCTGGCACCGCGTGGCTGGAGTCCCCCCAGCTCGGCAACGACGTGATGAGCGCACTCTTTGCCGGTGTCATCGAGGCCACCGAGGAGGCGATCGACAATGCCCTCTTCGCCGCCACCACCGTCACCGGCAACGGGCACACCGTCGAGGCCCTCCCGCTCCCGCAGGTGCTCCAGCTGCTGCGCGACCGGAACGCACTGGTGCTTCCCCTACCCGAATCCCCTCCGCACCGATAG
- a CDS encoding ion channel — translation MDFLIDFVKIYTEGVYHLWPIFISLLGIIIALGFRIGRLEGWHPADAVYYALVSSTSLGSSAFHPTRRRSKWLTVAISFTGVLFVGLIVAIGLEAVAHAFHEAHRGALPLTP, via the coding sequence GTGGACTTCCTGATTGACTTCGTCAAGATCTATACGGAAGGCGTCTACCACCTGTGGCCTATCTTCATCTCCCTGCTCGGCATCATCATCGCTTTGGGGTTCCGGATAGGCCGTCTCGAGGGGTGGCACCCCGCTGACGCGGTGTATTACGCGCTGGTGTCGTCGACGTCGCTCGGCTCCTCCGCCTTCCACCCGACCCGACGCCGTTCCAAGTGGCTGACGGTGGCGATCTCGTTCACGGGTGTCCTGTTCGTCGGCCTGATCGTGGCCATCGGCCTTGAGGCGGTTGCGCATGCCTTCCATGAGGCGCACCGCGGGGCGCTCCCGCTGACGCCGTGA
- a CDS encoding TfoX/Sxy family protein → MTGDGSLGERVRRALAGTPGLTEQQMFGGLAFLVHGHMCAGIVGATLMVRVGPDGYADALAQPHVRPMDFTGRPMTGMIFVDPPAIATEAGLTAWIGRGAQYAGSLPPKSAKT, encoded by the coding sequence GTGACTGGTGACGGCTCGCTGGGCGAGCGCGTCCGCCGCGCCCTCGCCGGGACTCCGGGGCTCACAGAGCAGCAGATGTTCGGCGGACTCGCCTTCCTGGTGCATGGACACATGTGCGCCGGCATCGTCGGCGCCACCCTGATGGTGCGCGTTGGCCCCGATGGATATGCAGACGCGCTTGCGCAGCCGCACGTCCGCCCAATGGACTTCACCGGCCGCCCGATGACGGGGATGATCTTCGTGGACCCGCCTGCGATCGCGACGGAGGCGGGGCTCACCGCCTGGATCGGCCGCGGCGCCCAGTACGCGGGGTCGCTGCCTCCCAAGTCGGCCAAGACCTAG